In Candidatus Wallbacteria bacterium, the sequence TCGAACTGTCGTGGTGATTCTTTCGCGAATTGATTTGATGTCTTTTTCAAGCTCATCCAGTCCATTATGCGTGCCACAACAGCAACAATAACCATATCGACCTAAAATGTCGTTACTCTCGTTGCAAGCGGAACAACAGAATTTGTTTTGCTGACTCTCCTCAGCGTAATAAAACTCTGGCTTCTCTCCTCCTTTACCAACAGCGTCGGCTACTTTGTCCATGTCAATAACATATTCTCCATCTTGTTCTGATAGCATTGCCTGCTCAATAAGCATACAGCAGGATTCAACAAATTTAAGCTGCCCTACCGCAAGAAATTCGTGACTTTCAGCCTGAAAGCCACAGTATGGGCACGTCATTTTCCACTTAGTAGGAGTGCTTGCTGATCTCCAATACTTTTTGCATTTTTGACATTGATGGCCAAACATTCCGAGGCTATCTGAAGCAATATAGATAGTCAGACAACCTTTGCAAGGAGGAGGGTTACACGGAGTACCAATATAACCGGATTGGATTGTTCCAACTGGAATACCTTCGGGTAGGGCATAAATAGCAAACAACGATGCAGCGGTCGGTCTACAATGACTGTAGCCTATTTGATACTGACGCCGTCCATTTTCAGCAGTTTTTGCATATATTGTAAATTTGCCACCACAATGGCCAATTTCTTGAAAATCTGTGCTGTACTTAGGCATCATATAATGTTCCTATTCATACATCCCCAGACTTTACTCATTACTTACTGCTTTTTTCCTGGGTTTCTTCTTTACAGGCACTGCTGTATGCTAGCCGATCTCTTCAAGTTCAAGGCGAGCAGGCGGCGAAAAGCTCTTTTTTCGATGTTGGGCTCTTTGCTATTTTACCATTTTATTGCTTATTTTCAAGGTATTGGAGAGCTCACTGTGCATGGTTAAGAGCAGAGAATTGATTGGAAGGTACTACCCTGGATTTGGGTATGAATATGAAATTGGGTTTATCTGGTTGACTGACATACGATTTTACTGCAATATATACACAATTGTTTGTTATAGGTTAAGTCCTATGAAATTTCTCGAAAAACTTCTTATTTCCTTAGGTGTCCCAATTTTTATAATGAACCTCTTAAGTGGCCTCATTGCAGGGATTTGGTTAATGACTTTGGGAAATTGGAAGTTAATCATTGTTGGCTTTGTTCTTCTTTGTACTTCACACTTTATTTTATCGTTTTTAATGCTACCCTGTATGCTATTTCTACCGATTGGATCTAAACTACTTATGAAGAATAATCCAATTGGTTATTTCTTTGGGTTTCTATATCAAGTTTATATTAATTTTCTCATAGTCGGAACTTGTGCATTGGCATTTAATTTTTGCATTAGTTTTTATCATGGTTCAAGTTTGTTTGGGATAATCCCTTATTTACTCTGGTCTTGGGGAATGGCTCTAGGTCCCTGGCAATTTTTTTTGTACAAAGAGCAAGATAACGATTTTTCATTAATCACTGTGTCATGCGCTTCAATATTGTATATGTTGTTCCTTGTAAGTATTTTCCTTGGACAAAAATTCGTTTCACCAGTTATTTTATTATCAATTTTCGTGCAGATGTTCATTTTGCCAGTAGTAAATGTGTTTATTGCAATTAAGATGCAACAGGGGATACCTAACAATTCAGATAATTCCGTGGAAAGCAGCATCTATCTAGTCTCCGATGATAAATCTGAATTAAAACAAATAAAGTATTGGTTTTATGTTGACTCAGGGCAACGAAAGGGTCCAATTGTTGAAGATGAGTTGATAAAGCTATTTGTATCTGGCACATTATCGGGAAGTACTCTTGTGTGGACTGATGGTCTCTTGGAATGGCAGGAGGCACGCACTGTAGAAATTCTGATACCGGCAGAATACTCTCCACCACCTTTACCATAGGACTGCTTCTATGGGAACATTTTTTAATCCTTCTTGATCTGATCATAAATCATTTTTAGAATTTCCTGATTTCACTAATGCTTGATAACAGATGTCCATGAATACTATTTTCCAAAATTAGATTTTATGCTCGCTATTTTCTGGATATCGTTTACGGGGTCTACAAGTATGAGCACAAAGGAGTCTTATCGAATCGGAAAATTTTCTTCCGACTTAATTAGGATTTCAGACTACTAATTTTATTCCGCTCGGCATGCTCCCTGGATCGAAAATTTGACCAAGGCTGAAAGATTGGGTATGGGGACGGGCAAAGCTTGCTCAAAACTCACTATATTGAGTATGGAGTAATTGAATATTCATAGAAAATGATGGATAAAATCC encodes:
- a CDS encoding DUF4339 domain-containing protein; the protein is MKFLEKLLISLGVPIFIMNLLSGLIAGIWLMTLGNWKLIIVGFVLLCTSHFILSFLMLPCMLFLPIGSKLLMKNNPIGYFFGFLYQVYINFLIVGTCALAFNFCISFYHGSSLFGIIPYLLWSWGMALGPWQFFLYKEQDNDFSLITVSCASILYMLFLVSIFLGQKFVSPVILLSIFVQMFILPVVNVFIAIKMQQGIPNNSDNSVESSIYLVSDDKSELKQIKYWFYVDSGQRKGPIVEDELIKLFVSGTLSGSTLVWTDGLLEWQEARTVEILIPAEYSPPPLP